The DNA region CAGGCCCAGGTTTCTGGCTTTAAGAACCAGGCAGTTGTCAGTTAAGGATGATTCCCAAACCACTGTAAGTTACTTTCTAATGGCAAAATTAGTTGCTTGCCATAAAAAAATTCATCCCATCCCCTACTTCCTATAACCTCACTACATCTACAGAAGGAATAGGTCAGATAGGGCAAAAATTACGAAGTGGGCAAAATGAAGGATTTTCAGGCCAGAAGCCACCTGTGATATTCCACTCTACCTATTCCCTTGGGGTGAGGGAACTTAAATCTCTTTCCTTACACGTTGCTCCCAAGTGGCCAGTGGGAAGTCACTGCCTCAGGGGCTGATCTGTAGAGAAACTACCCAGAGGGCAGGTCCCCCTTAAATTACATAGacaagaataaacattttcaaagtGACATGCAATACAAAATTAAGAGAAGCCCAAATGCAtacacaaataaaaatgacagCAACGAAAGAGACGAATGAACAAGGCCTTCAATTAGCAATAATCCTCCCAGGCTGCCCAATTCATGGGGTAAAGGGGCAGGCACCCTATGGCTTCCGTGCTTCAACATCAGACACGACTCAGGCTTCCTTAGTGTCGGGCGCATAACGGTGACGGTACGCACGAGAAACTTCTAGTATAACCACGTGAAGAAATTCTTTTTTacgtttgttttgtttagttttgtgtttttttgcggGGGCGGGGACCATCCATGATAGGTGGAAATGAAGAGATGAGAGGAGTCTGACTGGAATACTCTTGCGTGCACTGCGCCCTGGCTGTTCTGGCCCGGCGACGCCCACCTCCTCGCCCCGGTTCAGGTAGGGGGCCGCGAACCGCCACTCAGGGCTGTGCTTCAACAGCCAGCGGTGAGTCCCCTGGATTCAGATGGCAAAAGCTGTGGAGGCGTCCACTAGGTGCGGACCCGGTGGCCGCCCGTGCTCCATCTCCCGGGCCTTCGCCGGGCTCGCACTCGCGGCCCCGTCACTCGCGACCCAAATTTTCCCGGGGACGACTAAGCGGCCCGGTGGCGACTCACCCCAAAGGGGGGGTCCGCATTCTCGTAGCCAGGCCTCAACTACAGCCTTCTCGGGACACATCCCGCGAGGTTGCCAGCAGCCGCAGCTACAGAGGCGTGGGCCCCTCCTGGCTCGGGGTGACAAGCTAGCCGCCGAGCTGAGGTCCCCGCCGGCGAGGGCGGAAGTGGTAAGACTGACGTGTCTCGGGCTGCTCTCCTGATTGCCGGGAGAAGCCCACCGCCGCGGGACGGACTAGCTGAGCCTCGAAGGGACCCCCGAACCTGGGCCGGGCCTCCGGCTGTACAGCACATCGTCGGGGAGCACGCTGCTAAGCAGACCACGGTATCCCGCGTGGGCCTGCCCGCCGCTCCGATCAGGCGTAGCGGCGGGCAACCCCGTGGAGGTTGGGCGTCAGGTCCTCTCCAGTTCGCCGCTACCGCTCGGTGGCGGGGAGACCCCGGCAGGAGCCGAAGGGCAGCTACGGGGCTGCAGAGGCCGCTGGCACTGCTTGGGTCAGCCCTTCCCGCGCGGTGAGGACCCCAGAGCTGCGGCGCGAAGGGATCTGAGCCGGGAAGCCGCATTGGGTTGCCATGGAAACGGGCTGAGCGCGCGGTAGCTGCCGGGCGGGCGGGCTGCGGGAGCGGGGAAACCCGGGGAGAGAGGCGGAATCCGGCCTTCGGTGTGGTGTGGAGGTCGGGAGGTGGCCTCCTGAGGGAGGGTTGCAGAAACCGATGGAAGGAAGTGGAGCCAATGGGCGGCAATTCCACGGACTTGTCCTGGGGCGTCATGAGTTGATCCCTCGTTTCCATAACCGCTGGACTTCCCCAAACAGGTTCCGCTGCCGTAAGGATGACAGTTCTAGGGCACCCTCGGAGTTGGAGCTACCTGTGGCTGCCAGTCCTGCTGCTTCTGGGCACAGGCGGTGGGCCAGGGGTGGAAGGCGTGACACACTACAAGGCCGGCGACCCCGTCATTCTATATGTCAACAAAGTGGGACCCTACCATAACCCCCAGGAGACTTACCACTACTATCAGCTTCCAGTCTGCTGCCCTGAGAAGATACGTCACAAAAGCCTCAGCCTGGGTGAAGTGCTGGATGGGGATCGCATGGCCGAGTCTTTGTACGAGATTCGCTTTcgggagaatgtggagaagcgaATTCTGTGCCACCTGCAGCTCAGTTCTGCTCAGGTCAGCCTCTCCACGATGGCTGTCACTCAGCCCTTCCTCCCAGGGAAGTAACAGTGCCTTACGTTTATGGCCTTCACAGCACTTTTCTGGAAATGACCTGACTTGATTCTAACTTCTATCTTGTGTGGCACGCAGGGCAGATGGTATTTTTTAAGTTCACTTGATGGAAAAATGGAGGGGCAGGACCTTAAAAGTTTTTTTCAAGATAGAGACCAGGGCTTATGATTCCAAGCTTCTCTGTTGGTAGTAAGATCTCAGCTATCATTCCTACATAATTCCATTTCCTTCCATATTCAACGCTCAGCAGTTTCTTAACtggctctcttttttttctaCCTAACCTTCCCCTGTCCACCTTTTTTCTTTAGCAAATCTTATCTTAGGGAAATTTCCCTTAGTTTACCTTTTTACACCTTGTCTTCATTTCCTAGGCCTTAACGCTGTCAATTCATAATATTTTTTGAGAATCCCAACACATTGTTGGACCAGGTATGAGATGACAGGGCCTAACTCAGTGGTCCTCATCCAGGACAGTTTTATTGCCCAAGGGACATGTGGCAGTGTCTGGAAACATTCTGATTGTCACTCTGAGGGGTGTTACTAGCATCTAGGGGAAGAAGCCAGGAATGCTGCATCCTACAAAGCACAGGGCagccccccacaacaaagaattatccagccccaaaATATCAACAGGGTTGAGAAACACTGCTGTAATCCTATCCCTGGTGAGTCTTTGTCTGACTGACTCCTGACTTAACTCTTTATAGGTGGAGCAGCTGCGTCAGGCCATTGAGGAACTGTACTACTTTGAATTTGTATTAGATGACTTGCCAATCCGGGGCTTTGTGGGCTACATGGAGGAGAGTGGCTTCTTGCCACACAGCCACAAGATAGGACTCTGGACCCATTTGGACTTCCACCTAGAATTCCATGGAGATCGAATAATATTTGCCAATGTCTCAGTGCGGGACGTGAAGCCCCACAGCTTGGATGGGTTACGGCCTGAGGAGTTCCTAGGCCTCACACACACTTACAGTGTGCGCTGGTCTGAGACTTCAGTGGAATATCGCAGTGACAGGCGCCGGGGTGATGATGGTGGTTTCTTTCCCCGAACACTGGAAATCCATTGGTTGTCTATCATCAACTCCATGGTTCTTGTGTTTTTACTGGTGGGTTTTGTGGCTGTCATTCTTATGCGTGTGCTTCGAAATGACCTGGCTCGGTACAACTTGGATGAGGAGACAACCCCTGGAGGTTCTGGTGATGACTTTGACCAGGGTGACAATGGCTGGAAAATTATCCATACAGACGTCTTCCGCTTCCCTCCATACCGTGGTCTCCTCTGTGCTGTGCTTGGCGTGGGTGCCCAGTTCCTGGCCCTTGGCACTGGTGAGGTGATAAGAATTAACCAGGGCTTTTTCCTGAGGGATAGAACTAGGTAGGAAGCTTGTTCAAAAAAGGTCTTCAGAACTTCCTTCTAGGCAAGGTGAGGGACAGACCTGAGGGATGGGGTCTAGTAAGGATGTGTATATCTGTTACGGGTTTTCTGCACAGCAGAGTTGGGGGAATTGTTTTCCAGGAGGTCTGCTTCTGGGAGAAGGGGCTCATTCCTTTGAGATTGCTAGAAGAGGGATAGGTAAGACCTAACCCAGGCTTTCCACTACCACCCTGCAGGCATTATTGTCATGGCACTGCTGGGCATGTTCAATGTGCACCGCCATGGAGCCATTAactcggcagccatcttgttgtATGCCCTGACCTGCTGCATCTCTGGCTACGTGTCCAGCCACTTCTACCGGCAGATCGGAGGCGAGCGTTGGGTGTGGAACATCATTCTCACCACTAGTCTCTTCTCTGGTGAGGACTTCCCTTTCCCTGGTAGGCCAGCCTGGACTTAGGAACTTTGAACACATCATGGAACCTGAGATAGAGGCAGAGAGAGGCTTTAAGGAAAAGAAGATAGGTGAGACAAACAATAAGAAAAGTGTCAAAAAGACAAgaatgtatttctttttgaatAGTTAAACATTAAGTCCTTAAAATGCCCTAGGCATTGTGCTAAGTACTCTACACACCTTCATCTCATCTTATCCTCACAATAACTGAATGAAGTAGGCAATATTGTTCCCATTTcaaaagatgaggaaattgaactTCAGACTAGTTAAATTACTTGCCCAAGATTACACTccaaaaaaggaatgaaccaGTTTTCACATCTAGGCAGTCTTGACTCTAGAGCCTGTGTTCTCAGCCTCTATGCCAAAATAACTCCCTTGCTCCCTTGAATCCTTGAATTTACTTTTTGATACCCCCCCCCTTTTTGAGGAGGGCACTCCATTGCAGCTTTTCACACCAGCTCTTCCTTTCAAAGGCGTAGTTGTCTGCATTCTGAACCTTTTTGTTCCCAATCCTGTGTCTGAATTATATCCCATCATGTTTATATTTGTGTCAGAGCTTTCAAAAACCAGGCCTTAATCCAAAGTATTGTCTCGTGCTAGGAATTAATGATGCCATGGCAGGACAGGCCCCAGGAAGCTGGTGGATTCGGTGTCACTCTCAGATCATTATTTAACAGCTACTGGCTGCTAGGGGAGAGGTGTTGGTAAGACAAAGGTTCAGGGGACAGTGGGACATGAGAGGGAGGCAGTGAGAACAgctgactatggatatccaggaGCACAGGTCTGGCATTAGAGTGGCAGGCTGTCTCACCCCTGTCCCCTTTAGGTGCAGTCTGAGTGGGTGTTCCCCAAGATGTAGCCCCTAGTGCTGACCCTCCCTCTGGGGGCCCATCCCTGCAGTGCCTTTCTTCCTGACTTGGAGTGTGGTGAACTCAGTCCATTGGGCCAATGGTTCGACACAGGCTTTGCCAGCTACCACCATCCTGCTGCTTCTGACAGTTTGGCTGCTAGTGGGCTTCCCCCTCACTGTCattggaggcatctttgggaagAACAACGCTAGCCCCTTTGATGCACCATGTCGCACCAAGAACATCGCCCGGGAGATCCCATCCCAGCCCTGGTACAAGTCTACTCTCATCCACATGACTGTCGGAGGCTTCCTGCCTTTCAGGTATCCTTCCTTTATTCCATAGCCATCACCCTCAGGTTTTGACTTTGACTTTTCTTTTCCCCACTTACCCTGTACCTTTGCCCAACTTCAGTGATCATCCCTGGTTCATCTCTACCATTTCGTGACTTGGTTCCACCCATCCCCAAGCAGGACTAAGCTTGAATCAGTTTAGATATATGGTTATCTCACTTTCAAAGCTTACCAGAGACATTGCTCCCCTTAGCGTTAGGCCGCCAGCCAGTTATACATTTGAATACTCATTGAATATGCCAGTGCCACTTTGTAGCAGGTAGATAATACAGTGGAAAATGAGACAGATGAGAACCCTGCTCTCAGTCTATCAGGGAAGATGTTCTTGAAATGAGAGCTAATCAAAGGTAAAAGGatccccaggaagacaggaaatcAAGGGCAGGGCGTGGAGTGGGCCCACTCTCCAGAGAGACCCAGAAGCATGGGAGGGTGGGGCTGGATTCTGAGCTGGCCACTGTGCCTGCTGTGCATAAACCCTTTAATGCCATGTATCTGTTTTCTCCGCAGTGCCATCTCTGTGGAGCTGTACTACATCTTTGCCACAGTATGGGGTCGTGAGCAGTATACATTGTATGGCATCCTCTTCTTTGTCTTCGCCATCCTGCTGAGCGTGGGGGCTTGCATCTCCATTGCGCTCACCTACTTCCAGTTGTCTGGGGAAGATTACCGCTGGTGGTGGCGATCTGTGCTGAGTGTCGGCTCCACCGGGCTCTTCATCTTCCTCTACTCAGTTTTCTACTATGCCCGGCGCTCCAACATGTCAGGGCCGGTACAGACAGTAGAGTTCTTTGGGTACTCCTTACTCACTGGCTACGTTTTTTTCCTCATGCTGGGCAccatctcctttttttcttccctaaagTTCATCCGTTATATCTATGTTAACCTCAAGATGGACTGAGCTCTGGGTGGCAGAACTATTATTGCTCTTCTCTCCTAAGCCCTTTCTTCATGCCCCAGTGATCTTTTCTACCAGCTTCTCTTCTAATTGAGTGACTGAACTCTGATGATGTTATTGCCCTCTCCTTTGCCCTTTGGGCCTCTCTTTCCCTAGAGAGGGCCTGGATATTATAAATCTCTATTATATAAGGAGGATATATTTGCACTTTTTAAGTTGCCTTTAGTTTTgatcctgatttttctttttacaagtatcaaaataaaatttattaagaaaatggatcCTGTAGTTGGAGGGTTTGGTCTGGATATAGGAACTCGAGCCCTGCCGTAATGGGCACGGTTCCCCGGAGAGCCAGTGAATCCACGAAACTCGAGTTGTCTTCCAGCGGGGCCTGGGAACTCTCCGCTGGGGGAACCTACGCTGCCAAGCGCCTGTTTCCGCGGCTCAGCCGGCGCTCAGCCTAACGGAAGTGGCGGAGGCGGAGCTCTTTGTGGGAAGTGAGTTGAATCACCTTGGTGACGGGAGGGGCGCGGAGCAACGTCCTTTCCGCCGGAAGCAGGTGTCAGAGCCTCCACGTGCTGTCCCTCCCCCCTCCCGGCCCGGTAGCGGTGGCTCCGCTGCTGCCATGGAGCCCACCGGCCTGGAGCAGGTCCTGCGGGAGCTGCTGCTGCCGGACACTGAGCGCATCCGCCGGGTACGGGGCCGGGCGGAGGCAGGAGGGAGGTTGCGAGAAAGGCCCGACTGACACCCAACCTCTCCCCAGGCCACCGAGCAGCTCCAGACCGCTCTTCGGGATCCCGCCGCCCTGCCCGCGCTCTGCGACCTGCTGATCTCGGCGGCTGACCCCCAGGTAAGACCCCTGCCCCGCCCTTCCCACTGATCAGGTCCCCGCTCCGGACCCCTGCAGCCAGCCCTTCACCTTCCTGCCTGGCCCCTCACACTCCTGCTTCTTCATCCTAGATCCGCCAGTTCGCGGCGGTGCTGACCCGTAGACGGCTGAGCAGCCGCTGGTGGCGGCTGGCGGTGGAACAGCGGGAGAGGTGGGCTTGGGCggggcagggtggggcggggccaggcCTCCTGTCAATGGGCAGGCCGGGTACCAAACTCCTGCCACCTGTGTTCCAGCATCAAGTCCCTGGTCCTGACGGCATTGCAGAGAGAGACCGAGTAAGTGCCTGCCCTCCCCCATTCTACACCCTGACTGCAGGTGGCGACCCTCTCTGGGCTTCCACCTTCTCTTTCAGCTCCAGGCTGGGGCTTGGAGGGCAGGGACTTCAATTCTAGACCAAGGGTGGGGCGGGGATTCTAAGGCTGTGGTGAAGACTCTAGTTCTTGAAAATGGACCTGAAGTTCAGTCTGAGTGAGGCCGAACTCACCAGATGACTCACCTATGGAGCTACTGGGCTTTCTCCCAGCTGCTTTCTCTTATATCCCACCTCCTCAAAGACCTACACCCAGCCCCTGGAGGTTTAGCCCCTGGCTGTCTGGTAGAGGCTGGCCTGGCAAGTGAGGGGTGGTGAGGAAGGATCTCTGTCACCTGCAGGCACTCTGTGAGCCTCAGCCTGGCCCAACTCGCAGCCACCATTTTTCGAAAGGAAGCCCTGGAGGTCTGGCCTCAGCTCATGCACCTTCTGCAGCACAGCACCCACAGCCCTCACAGCCCCGAGAGAGAGGTACCATCCTGCGGTTGGTGGGAGGGAGGGACTGAGACACTGGATCAACCAGGTAAACTTTTCCCTTATCCCCTACTTCTGGACAGATGGGGCTTTTGCTGCTGAGTGTGGTGGTGACTTCCCTGCCCAGGGCCTTCCGACCCCACCACCGGGAGCTTCTTCGGCTTCTGAATGAGACCCTTGGGGAGGTGGGCTCCCCCAGGCTGCTCTTCTACTCTTTGCGCACACTGACCACCCTGGCCCCTTACCTTGGCACTGAGGACACGGTAAGACAGGGGCCTGCACCTTCCCCTGCTTCCTGTGAAGAGCCTTCGTGGCCACACCCCTGATGGCTGCAGAGCTGTGTCACATTCTTTTCctgccttttgtttttcttatcagAAGTTACCTGTGGGTGGTTGGGCCTGGCTGGTGGGCCTGGGTTCCTTTCAGAGACTGGGCTGTGAGAAAGCCACCTGCTTCTGGGGTCTGAGGTTAGGCTGCATAAAGGTTTGTGCGACTCAGCTCCTCCTGTGTTCTCCAGCCTCTAGCACGGATGCTGGTGCCCAAGCTCATCGTGGCAGTGCAGACTCTGATTCCCGTAGATGAGGTGAGGCCAGGTGGGCAGGGTTGGAAGGAGAGTGGGGGAGCATTCAGCCTCATTCACCGAAGAAGAGCATGGTCACTCTATGACTTGTCTGTGTCTGTCAGGCAAAGGCCTGTGAGGCTCTGGAGGCCCTGGATGAACTGCTAGAGTCAGAGGTGCCCATCATCACCCCCCACCTCTCTGAGGTCCTCACATTCTGCCTGCAGGTGAGACTAGTGTGGGCACAGCCCCTGCGTCTTATTCTGCTGGGAATTTCCTCGCCTGTCTCTGATTCCTGTTAGTCTCTGGGCAGGTGGCTGGAAACATGGCCCTGGGCGATGCAATACGTGTACGTGTTCTCTGCTCCCTCACTTTCTTGATCAAAGTCAAGAGCAAGGTGAGTGCCCTCTGATGCACGTCACTCCAACCCCCTCTCCACCCTCACTCTCacttctggggctttctctccaTCTCATGGTATCTGAAGCACCATGGCAAAGATGTTCCTCATTCAGCCCAGCTTCACCCAGCTCCTGGCTGGGAGAGTGGAAACCTCCTTGTGGCCTGGAagtctggaatttttattgtgagcCCATCTAGGGAGCAGATTCTTGGGGAAACTGTTCTGTCCTCCCTCACAAGGCTTTATTGAAGAATCGTCTGTTACCGCCCTTGCTACAAACCCTTTTCCCCATTATGGCTGCCGAGCCCCCCCTGGGCCAACTGGATCCTGAGGACCAGGATTCAGAAGAGGAAGAGCTGGAGATCGGGCTGGTGGGGGAGACTCCCAAGCACTTTGCTGTCCAGGTGGGATGTGGGACAGGGCCAGCATGTGGGTGTCAGGTGGCT from Dasypus novemcinctus isolate mDasNov1 chromosome 3, mDasNov1.1.hap2, whole genome shotgun sequence includes:
- the TM9SF1 gene encoding transmembrane 9 superfamily member 1 isoform X2; this translates as MTVLGHPRSWSYLWLPVLLLLGTGGGPGVEGVTHYKAGDPVILYVNKVGPYHNPQETYHYYQLPVCCPEKIRHKSLSLGEVLDGDRMAESLYEIRFRENVEKRILCHLQLSSAQVEQLRQAIEELYYFEFVLDDLPIRGFVGYMEESGFLPHSHKIGLWTHLDFHLEFHGDRIIFANVSVRDVKPHSLDGLRPEEFLGLTHTYSVRWSETSVEYRSDRRRGDDGGFFPRTLEIHWLSIINSMVLVFLLVGFVAVILMRVLRNDLARYNLDEETTPGGSGDDFDQGDNGWKIIHTDVFRFPPYRGLLCAVLGVGAQFLALGTVPFFLTWSVVNSVHWANGSTQALPATTILLLLTVWLLVGFPLTVIGGIFGKNNASPFDAPCRTKNIAREIPSQPWYKSTLIHMTVGGFLPFSAISVELYYIFATVWGREQYTLYGILFFVFAILLSVGACISIALTYFQLSGEDYRWWWRSVLSVGSTGLFIFLYSVFYYARRSNMSGPVQTVEFFGYSLLTGYVFFLMLGTISFFSSLKFIRYIYVNLKMD
- the TM9SF1 gene encoding transmembrane 9 superfamily member 1 isoform X1, which codes for MTVLGHPRSWSYLWLPVLLLLGTGGGPGVEGVTHYKAGDPVILYVNKVGPYHNPQETYHYYQLPVCCPEKIRHKSLSLGEVLDGDRMAESLYEIRFRENVEKRILCHLQLSSAQVEQLRQAIEELYYFEFVLDDLPIRGFVGYMEESGFLPHSHKIGLWTHLDFHLEFHGDRIIFANVSVRDVKPHSLDGLRPEEFLGLTHTYSVRWSETSVEYRSDRRRGDDGGFFPRTLEIHWLSIINSMVLVFLLVGFVAVILMRVLRNDLARYNLDEETTPGGSGDDFDQGDNGWKIIHTDVFRFPPYRGLLCAVLGVGAQFLALGTGIIVMALLGMFNVHRHGAINSAAILLYALTCCISGYVSSHFYRQIGGERWVWNIILTTSLFSVPFFLTWSVVNSVHWANGSTQALPATTILLLLTVWLLVGFPLTVIGGIFGKNNASPFDAPCRTKNIAREIPSQPWYKSTLIHMTVGGFLPFSAISVELYYIFATVWGREQYTLYGILFFVFAILLSVGACISIALTYFQLSGEDYRWWWRSVLSVGSTGLFIFLYSVFYYARRSNMSGPVQTVEFFGYSLLTGYVFFLMLGTISFFSSLKFIRYIYVNLKMD